A single Anopheles funestus chromosome 2RL, idAnoFuneDA-416_04, whole genome shotgun sequence DNA region contains:
- the LOC125761962 gene encoding probable ATP-dependent RNA helicase DDX47 — protein sequence MSSSESDDMSDVEQAARAAANGDDSSNEQEDGSDSGSDEEEPEQAENGTDSTQTWEDLGLMDTLCQACRGLKWKAPSKIQREAIPLALQGKDIIGLAETGSGKTGAFALPILQSLLDNPQRYFAVVLTPTRELAYQISEQFEALGAMVGVKCCVIVGGMDLVTQAIQLARKPHIIIATPGRLVDHLENTKGFNLKAIKYLVMDEADRILNMDFEEEVNKILKVLPRERRTYLFSATMTKKVKKLERASLRDPVKVEVSSKYQTVEKLLQYYLFIPARFKNVYLVHVLNELAGNSFMIFCSTCSNTVRTALMLRALGLAAVPLHGQMTQNKRMAALNKFKSQARQILISTDVASRGLDIPHVDVVLNLDIPMHSKDYIHRVGRTARAGRAGQAITFVTQYDVELYQRIEHLLGKKLPEYKCEQDEVMALQERVAEAHRTARIEQQDIEERKASKTGKRGANDSDEEDTEQFNGVRKRLKPTGKGKGGKGGGKKPRRK from the exons ACGAACAGGAGGATGGATCTGATTCCGGTAGCGATGAGGAGGAACCCGAGCAGGCTGAGAATGGTACCGACAGCACACAAACGTGGGAAGACTTG GGTCTAATGGATACACTATGTCAAGCGTGCCGTGGTCTGAAATGGAAAGCTCCGTCAAAAATTCAGCGCGAAGCAATCCCACTCGCACTACAGGGAAAGGACATTATTGGACTGGCTGAAACGGGTTCCGGTAAGACGGGAGCATTCGCTCTTCCCATCCTGCAGTCACTGCTGGACAACCCGCAACGATACTTTGCTGTCGTCCTCACGCCGACACGTGAACTGGCGTACCAAATATCGGAACAGTTCGAAGCACTCGGTGCGATGGTCGGTGTGAAATGTTGCGTTATCGTCGGTGGTATGGATCTGGTGACGCAGGCAATCCAGCTCGCCCGTAAACCGCACATCATCATCGCTACGCCGGGCCGATTGGTGGATCATCTCGAGAACACGAAAGGGTTCAATCTGAAGGCGATAAAGTACCTCGTAATGGATGAAGCGGACCGTATCCTTAACATGGATTTCGAGGAGGAGGTAAACAAAATACTGAAAGTATTGCCACGCGAACGGCGCACCTATCTGTTCAGTGCCACCATGACGAAGAAGGTGAAGAAGCTCGAACGTGCGTCACTGCGCGATCCGGTCAAGGTGGAAGTGTCGAGCAAATACCAGACGGTGGAGAAACTGCTGCAGTACTATCTGTTCATACCGGCCCGCTTCAAGAACGTCTATCTGGTACACGTGCTGAACGAGCTGGCCGGGAATAGCTTTATGATTTTctgcagcacctgcagcaacACGGTCCGCACGGCACTGATGTTGCGTGCCCTTGGGCTCGCTGCCGTTCCACTGCACGGCCAGATGACGCAAAACAAACGTATGGCGGCgctaaacaaattcaaatcgCAAGCCCGCCAAATCCTCATTTCAACCGACGTTGCTTCCCGCGGTCTTGACATCCCGCACGTAGACGTCGTGCTAAATCTGGACATTCCGATGCACAGCAAGGACTACATCCATCGGGTAGGACGTACCGCACGTGCCGGACGCGCCGGTCAAGCCATCACCTTCGTGACGCAATACGACGTCGAGTTGTACCAGCGTATCGAGCATCTGCTCGGCAAAAAGCTACCCGAGTACAAGTGCGAACAGGACGAGGTAATGGCACTGCAGGAGCGCGTAGCCGAAGCTCACCGAACGGCGCGCATCGAGCAGCAAGACATCGAGGAGCGGAAGGCAAGCAAAACGGGCAAACGGGGTGCAAACGATTCCGACGAGGAAGATACGGAACAGTTCAACGGTGTACGGAAGCGATTGAAACCCACGGGCAAAGGAAAAGGAGGCAAGGGAGGAGGCAAGAAGCCacgaagaaaataa